One Carassius gibelio isolate Cgi1373 ecotype wild population from Czech Republic chromosome A20, carGib1.2-hapl.c, whole genome shotgun sequence DNA segment encodes these proteins:
- the LOC127938045 gene encoding V-type proton ATPase subunit D, with translation MSGKDRIDIFPSRMAQTIMKARLKGAQTGRSLLKKKADALSMRFRQILRKIIETKMLMGELMREAAFSLAEAKFAAGDFSTTVIQNVNKAQVKVRAKKDNVAGVTLPVFEHYQEGGDSYELTGLARGGEQLSRLKRNYAKAVELLVELASLQTSFVTLDVAIKVTNRRVNAIEHVIIPRIERTLTYIITELDEREREEFYRLKKIQEKKKQLRERTEKETALRLAALGPIAEPMNILNEEADEDLLFE, from the exons ATGTCCGGAAAAGATCGGATCGACATATTTCCCTCGAGAAT GGCTCAGACCATTATGAAAGCTCGACTGAAAGGAGCTCAAACTGGCCGGAGTTTGCTGAAGAAGAAAGCTGATGCTCTGTCCATGCGATTCCGGCAGATTCTTAGGAAAATCATTGAG ACTAAGATGCTGATGGGAGAACTGATGAGAGAAGCCGCCTTTTCATTAGCTGAGGCCAAATTTGCTGCTGGTGACTTCAG TACTACAGTCATTCAGAACGTGAACAAGGCCCAGGTGAAGGTCAGGGCAAAAAAGGACAACGTTGCAG GAGTTACTCTTCCGGTGTTCGAGCACTATCAGGAGGGAGGAGACA GTTATGAGCTCACTGGTTTGGCGAGAGGAGGAGAGCAGCTGTCTCGGCTCAAGAGGAACTACGCCAAAGCAGTCGAGCTTCTCGTAGAGCTGGCCTCACTGCag ACCTCCTTTGTGACGCTGGACGTGGCCATTAAGGTCACAAACCGCCGTGTGAACGCCATCGAGCACG TGATTATTCCCAGGATCGAGCGCACGCTGACGTACATCATTACTGAGCTGGATGAACGAGAGCGAGAGGAGTTCTACAG GCTGAAGAAGATCCAGGAGAAGAAGAAGCAGCTTCGTGAGAGGACGGAGAAGGAGACCGCCCTGCGTTTGGCAGCGCTGGGGCCGATCGCCGAGCCCATGAACATCCTGAACGAAGAGGCCGACGAGGACCTGCTGTTTGAATGA
- the LOC127938044 gene encoding eukaryotic translation initiation factor 2 subunit 1 has translation MPGLSCRFYQHRFPEVEDVVMVNVRSIAEMGAYVSLLEYNNIEGMILLSELSRRRIRSINKLIRIGRNECVVVIRVDKEKGYIDLSKRRVSPEEAIKCEDKFTKSKTVYSILRHVAEVLEYTKDEQLESLFQRTAWVFDEKYKKPGYGAYDVFKQAVSDPSILDGLDLTEEERNVLIDNINRRLTPQAVKIRADIEVACYGYEGIDAVRDALKAGLNCSTEAMPIKINLIAPPRYVMTTTTLERTEGLSVLHQAMTAIKERIEEKRGVFNVQMEPKVVTDTDETELQRQLERLERENAEVDGDDDAEEMEAKTDE, from the exons ATGCCGGGCCTCAGCTGTAGGTTTTATCAGCACCGCTTCCCCGAGGTGGAGGACGTGGTGATGGTGAACGTCCGCTCTATCGCTGAGATGGGTGCGTATGTGAGTCTGCTGGAGTACAACAACATCGAGGGCATGATCCTGCTGAGCGAACTGTCCCGCAGACGCATCCGCTCCATCAACAAACTCATCCGCATCGGACGCAACGAGTGTGTGGTGGTCATCAGAGTGGACAAAGAGAAGG GATACATTGATTTGTCCAAGAGAAGAGTGTCTCCGGAAGAAGCCATCAAGTGTGAGGATAAATTCACCAAATCTAAAACC GTGTACAGTATTTTACGGCATGTGGCTGAAGTGTTGGAGTACACTAAGGACGAACAGCTGGAGAGTTTGTTCCAGCGAACCGCTTGGGTGTTTGACGAGAAGTACAAGAAACCTGGATACGGCGCCTACGACGTCTTCAAGCAGGCCGTGTC TGATCCCTCCATCCTGGATGGTTTGGATCTGACGGAGGAGGAGAGGAACGTGCTCATCGACAACATCAACAGACGCCTCACTCCACAAGCGGTCAAAATCAGAGCAG ACATTGAGGTGGCGTGTTATGGATATGAAGGCATTGATGCTGTCAGAGACGCTCTGAAGGCGGGGCTTAACTGCTCCACAGAGGCCATGCCAATCAAG ATCAACCTGATCGCACCGCCGCGATACGTCATGACCACCACCACACTGGAGCGCACCGAGGGTCTGTCAGTGCTCCACCAGGCCATGACCGCCATCAAGGAGCGCATCGAGGAGAAGCGAGGAGTCTTCAATGTCCAGATGGAG CCCAAAGTGGTGACGGACACAGACGAGACAGAACTGCAGCGACAGCTCGAGCGTCTGGAGCGAGAGAACGCAGAGGTGGACGGAGACGACGACGCAGAGGAGATGGAGGCCAAGACAGACGAGTAG
- the LOC127938041 gene encoding piggyBac transposable element-derived protein 4: MASAEDVGSKRQMFYEIECVIEDCDTEAGYKPLSDSDELDESAEEDELRDEDIDSSEEWKPRRRSKLKRNSSSSPSSSVPRRKGRSTKNALKPSPSAPAIAHKSKNTPAVSLPRQRGRPSKDKSKAKLFPKATPYATIVPKPPPYGTLIPNSSVKFGPHSTSTIALSPNLTPITLANASSSIKLSPNSTPILISNPTSTFKLDPNSTHASNQAPIATLICAPTSTGLLIDGDTNELKSVKEEEPWEENEDAIEEWPSTKEESQEGSESSNAKRQRLSSPMPLKHTSKTTHSPLPELAPIDTSYHVPTSEPTTTDEPLISVSTTEPISAPNPNPAPTRPRDSDLDDDSEEISDSEREEELWEENLDSGDDWNPLLESPDRSKSPALAQSPKTTSGPIDKLFLSTSEPASEATPTSEATPTFEAIPTTNHDSTPTPNSNPVPILPRRRGRPRKHALKINLTPNPTPDSTPITLSDPSTDLIPVSSLDPAPKPVISTNPNPNPETISTSEPTSTDEKSKPVATTYSLGQARTRLSSASDSPFKKNESMPDKWLDISNEDEEPILPNFSPKRPPGLQLMADTTYTPFQLFQLFFTNSSVKTIVRNTNSNAERRLKAGKKFVWVPLTVPEFYSYVALLVYMGLVKAESIVDYWARNRMYSFSYPRTIMSQARFQAISWNLYLCDLQEDEENNKKKGTADYDRLLKIKPLYKDVLSACRKHFHPDREILVDERMVATEARSGFKRSMNDKPTKWSYKLFVLVDASCGYTWNFFVYEGKTSTSSGKGAGYDSVKRLLDHKVLGKGYRLYMDNFYTSPTLFLDLLQNDILACGTLRRSSSLPKVNDLSRRSKLGSIRWCRQGPLLFIKWMDAREVLMCSSIHKAFTGDTVTRKAEGPDGVRRKHIIPFPSAVKDYTKYTGGVDLSDSLTDYYAVLHKSTKWYETLFFHFLDIAVVNSFILHQKLAKAQNKGPLTQKLFREILVSELARVGRRKNPFPSAAKDPSTSNTAVSIRRSARLSSAPKETNAYSVSETESSPPPSPAQMERCYPEYFGSDATSGRRVCVMCKLEGYKVKTPIYCSHCKVALCFRSSSNCFKKWHIDHYPEDL; encoded by the exons ATGGCATCAGCGGAGGATGTTGGATCGAAAAGGCAAATGTTTTATGAAATCGAGTGCGTAATAGAAGATTGCGATACTGAAGCTGGATACAAACCTCTGTCAGACAGCGACGAGCTCGACGAATCCGCGGAGGAGGACGAACTGCGGGATGAAGA TATTGATTCTTCTGAAGAATGGAAGCCTCGCAGACGCTCAAAACTAAAGAGGAACTCATCCTCCTCCCCTTCCTCGTCTGTACCGCGCCGGAAAGGACGGTCAACTAAAAATGCTTTGAAACCCTCTCCATCAGCACCAGCGATTGCCCACAAGTCGAAAAACACCCCAGCCGTCTCCTTACCTCGACAGAGAGGCAGACCATCTAAGGACAAATCAAAAGCCAAACTCTTTCCTAAAGCCACCCCATATGCCACGATCGTGCCTAAACCCCCTCCTTATGGCACGCTGATCCCTAATTCCTCTGTTAAATTCGGCCCTCATTCCACATCCACCATTGCTCTTAGCCCTAATTTGACTCCTATAACCCTTGCCAATGCCTCATCCTCCATTAAACTGAGCCCTAATTCTACACCCATACTCATCTCTAATCCCACTTCCACTTTTAAACTCGACCCAAATTCCACGCACGCCTCCAATCAGGCGCCGATAGCCACACTCATCTGTGCCCCCACATCTACAGGGCTTCTGATAGATGGTGACACCAATGAGCTCAAGTCAGTGAAGGAAGAGGAACCTTGGGAAGAGAA TGAGGATGCTATTGAAGAATGGCCTTCTACAAAGGAAGAAAGCCAAGAGGGTTCAGAATCATCAAATGCAAAGAGGCAACGACTCTCATCCCCGATGCCCTTGAAGCACACCTCAAAAACTACTCATAGTCCCCTGCCTGAACTTGCACCCATAGACACTTCTTATCATGTACCCACCTCTGAACCCACAACCACTGATGAACCATTGATTTCAGTATCCACCACTGAACCCATATCTGCTCCCAACCCTAATCCTGCACCCACCAGGCCTCGAGACAGTGATCTTGATGACGACAGCGAAGAGATCAGTGATTCAGAGAGGGAAGAGGAACTGTGGGAAGAAAA TCTTGATTCTGGTGATGACTGGAACCCTCTTCTGGAAAGTCCGGATCGTTCAAAATCACCTGCATTGGCACAGTCGCCAAAAACAACATCAGGACCAATAGACAAACTCTTTCTATCCACGTCTGAACCTGCTTCTGAAGCCACACCCACATCTGAAGCCACACCCACTTTTGAAGCCATTCCCACCACCAACCACGATTCCACTCCCACACCTAACTCTAATCCAGTTCCCATTTTACCACGGCGAAGAGGCCGGCCACGAAAGCATGCTTTAAAAATCAATCTCACACCTAATCCAACCCCTGATTCCACTCCCATAACCTTATCCGATCCCTCCACCGATCTCATCCCTGTGTCAAGTTTAGATCCCGCTCCCAAGCCCGTTATCTCCACCAATCCCAATCCCAATCCCGAAACTATTTCCACTTCTGAACCCACTTCAACCGATGAGAAATCGAAGCCCGTAGCAACTACTTATTCACTAGGGCAAGCCAGAACCAGGTTGTCTTCAGCTTCGGATTCACCTTTTAAGAAAAATGAGAGTATGCCAGATAAGTGGCTTGACATCAGCAATGAGGATGAGGAACCGATACTACCAAATTTTTCCCCTAAGAGACCTCCAGGTCTGCAGCTCATGGCGGACACAACATATACGCCCTTCCAGTTGTTCCAGCTCTTTTTCACCAACTCTTCAGTCAAGACAATCGTTAGAAACACTAACAGCAATGCCGAAAGGAGGTTGAAAGCGGGAAAGAAGTTTGTCTGGGTACCTCTAACCGTTCCCGAGTTCTACTCATACGTGGCGTTACTCGTCTACATGGGGCTGGTGAAGGCAGAATCGATAGTGGACTACTGGGCGAGGAATCGAATGTACAGTTTTTCGTACCCGCGGACCATCATGTCCCAAGCAAGATTTCAGGCCATCTCCTGGAATCTTTACCTCTGTGATCTTCAGGAGGACGAGGAGAACAACAAGAAGAAAGGCACCGCAGATTATGACCGACTGCTTAAAATCAAGCCTCTGTACAAAGACGTTCTTTCGGCGTGTAGGAAACACTTTCACCCCGACAGAGAGATTCTGGTTGATGAGAGAATGGTCGCTACCGAAGCTAGGAGTGGATTTAAGCGATCTATGAATGACAAACCAACTAAATGGAGCTACAAACTCTTCGTTCTCGTCGATGCGTCCTGCGGGTACACCTGGAACTTCTTCGTATATGAAGGAAAGACTTCAACGTCGTCGGGGAAAGGTGCCGGGTACGATTCGGTGAAGAGACTACTGGATCACAAGGTCCTCGGCAAGGGTTATAGGCTATACATGGACAATTTCTACACCAGCCCGACTCTTTTCTTGGATTTGTTGCAGAACGACATCCTCGCTTGTGGCACATTGCGCCGTAGTTCCAGTTTACCGAAGGTCAACGACCTGAGCAGAAGATCTAAATTAGGCTCCATCCGTTGGTGTCGGCAAGGTCctcttctattcatcaaatggATGGATGCGAGAGAAGTCCTCATGTGTTCCTCCATTCACAAGGCGTTCACGGGGGATACAGTCACCAGGAAAGCCGAGGGTCCCGATGGGGTTCGGAGAAAACATATAATTCCCTTTCCATCCGCTGTGAAGGACTACACCAAATACACGGGAGGTGTTGATCTCTCGGATTCCCTCACAGATTATTACGCTGTCCTCCACAAATCCACAAAATGGTACGAGACGCTCTTCTTCCATTTTCTTGACATCGCAGTGGTCAACAGTTTCATCCTTCACCAAAAACTGGCGAAAGCTCAGAACAAGGGCCCACTCACCCAAAAATTGTTTAGGGAAATCCTTGTTTCAGAACTCGCACGTGTCGGCAGACGTAAGAATCCCTTTCCGTCTGCTGCCAAAGATCCCTCAACATCCAACACAGCGGTCTCCATAAGGAGGTCTGCACGGTTGTCTTCAGCCCCTAAAGAAACGAATGCGTACTCTGTGTCCGAAACAGAGTCGTCTCCCCCACCCTCACCTGCCCAGATGGAGCGATGCTATCCAGAGTATTTCGGTTCTGATGCTACGTCTGGGAGGCGAGTTTGTGTCATGTGCAAACTGGAGGGATATAAAGTCAAGACTCCCATATACTGCTCCCACTGCAAGGTTGCATTATGCTTCCGGTCGTCAAGCAACTGCTTCAAGAAATGGCACATAGATCATTACCCTGAAGATTTGTAG